Proteins encoded together in one Kitasatospora albolonga window:
- a CDS encoding IclR family transcriptional regulator — protein sequence MTGTGDYTIASLDTGLRAMRLFLTHDTLTVTEAAERLSVGRSTAHRVLSTLESRGFAIRDTSGRGYAAGPELVRLGRPAGFGRAARERLGPVLADAAGRTGETVWSAALIGDQVIVTDGRESAHPVRVALELGRTGPAHAGAGGLLLLSRMTADQVCALYPYEELEPVTPATLTSRTALLDELALIRRTGHAVSRGASVPGMTTVAVPLAGSSWRDRLALVAAAPADRSGDAALAERAERLRESAAPLTPGQPS from the coding sequence ATGACGGGGACGGGTGACTACACGATCGCTTCGCTGGATACGGGGCTCCGCGCCATGCGGCTCTTCCTGACCCATGACACCCTCACCGTCACCGAGGCCGCCGAGCGGCTCTCCGTCGGCCGGTCCACCGCGCACCGGGTGCTGAGCACGCTGGAGAGCCGGGGGTTCGCGATCCGGGACACCTCGGGACGCGGCTACGCGGCGGGCCCGGAGCTGGTGCGGCTGGGCCGGCCCGCGGGGTTCGGCCGCGCGGCCCGCGAGCGGCTGGGGCCCGTCCTGGCGGACGCGGCCGGGCGGACCGGCGAGACGGTGTGGAGCGCGGCCCTCATCGGTGACCAGGTCATCGTCACCGACGGCCGCGAGTCGGCCCATCCGGTGCGCGTGGCGCTGGAGCTGGGGCGGACCGGACCGGCCCACGCGGGAGCGGGCGGGCTGCTGCTGCTCTCCCGGATGACGGCGGACCAGGTGTGCGCGCTGTACCCGTACGAGGAGCTGGAGCCGGTCACCCCGGCCACGCTCACCTCGCGGACGGCCCTGCTGGACGAGCTGGCGCTGATCCGCCGGACCGGCCACGCCGTCAGCCGGGGCGCGTCCGTCCCGGGGATGACCACGGTCGCCGTACCGCTGGCCGGGTCCAGCTGGCGCGACCGGCTCGCCCTGGTGGCGGCGGCCCCGGCGGACCGGTCCGGCGACGCGGCGCTGGCCGAACGGGCGGAGCGGCTGCGGGAGTCGGCCGCGCCACTGACTCCGGGACAGCCGTCGTGA
- a CDS encoding ATP-binding protein, producing MVRVESPPTDREVPVVRVVLPPVVLLAGATAAGAALVVPAARIPVAVCGAIATIVVAVLTVALHRRKRAMAAQRAEYEQRIAYLEHRILSHDSETVRLTKEVMPAAIRRLRVGNSPEEVMRDIVDADVANRHLPKALREQIYQVLEVIDNEEARRDSAQRAFVSVARRVQAIVHRQASELREMEDHYGRNPEVFDDLLRIDHGTALIGRLADSIAVLGGARPSRQWPKPVPLFSVLRGAMSRILEYQRVDLHSIAKVAIVGTSVEPLIHACAELLDNATRYSPPQTRVHVTAVEVQTGIAIEIEDGGVSLSEEARARAENMLAQAQAGINMNDLGESPRLGMAVVGRLSRMYQLQVSLRQSAYGGVRAVLIVPREMITTGPAPGIAHGIGATSRPTSSLDMSKLQHVVPPPGKRKPKPAATGPVPSVAAPAPTGGPARAARPAVPAAAMEDDVPVVTEWTENGLPQRRSRGRAPLGSHNLPQQPPPPPAPVNGGLPSRGGHPDGGGPGGHGGEKPPGLWLEAFTKAVNGVPQEPKHGEDSDDAWDKGDLK from the coding sequence ATGGTCCGTGTCGAATCACCGCCGACCGACAGAGAAGTCCCCGTCGTCCGCGTAGTCCTGCCGCCCGTGGTCCTGCTGGCCGGCGCCACCGCCGCCGGTGCGGCCCTGGTGGTCCCGGCCGCGCGGATACCAGTCGCCGTGTGCGGCGCGATCGCCACGATCGTGGTCGCCGTGCTCACCGTGGCGCTGCACCGCCGCAAGCGCGCCATGGCCGCCCAGCGCGCGGAGTACGAACAGCGCATCGCCTACCTGGAACACCGCATCCTCAGCCATGACTCCGAGACCGTGCGGCTCACCAAGGAAGTCATGCCCGCCGCCATCCGGCGTCTGCGGGTGGGCAATTCGCCCGAGGAGGTCATGCGCGACATCGTCGACGCGGATGTGGCCAACCGGCATCTGCCCAAGGCGCTGCGCGAGCAGATCTACCAGGTCCTCGAAGTCATCGACAACGAGGAGGCCCGGCGTGACTCCGCCCAGCGCGCCTTCGTCAGCGTCGCCCGCCGCGTCCAGGCGATCGTGCACCGCCAGGCCAGTGAGCTGCGGGAGATGGAGGACCACTACGGGCGCAACCCCGAGGTCTTCGACGACCTGCTGCGCATCGACCACGGCACCGCGCTGATCGGCCGGCTCGCCGACTCCATCGCCGTGCTCGGCGGGGCCCGGCCCAGCCGCCAGTGGCCCAAGCCCGTACCGCTGTTCAGCGTGCTGCGCGGTGCGATGTCCCGCATCCTGGAGTACCAGCGCGTCGATCTCCACTCGATCGCCAAGGTCGCCATCGTCGGCACCTCGGTCGAGCCGCTCATCCACGCCTGCGCCGAACTCCTCGACAACGCCACCCGCTACTCGCCGCCGCAGACCCGGGTGCACGTCACCGCGGTCGAGGTGCAGACCGGCATCGCCATCGAGATCGAGGACGGCGGCGTCAGCCTCAGCGAGGAGGCCCGCGCCCGGGCCGAGAACATGCTCGCCCAGGCTCAGGCCGGTATCAACATGAACGACCTCGGGGAGTCCCCCCGGCTCGGCATGGCCGTCGTCGGCCGCCTCTCGCGGATGTACCAGCTCCAGGTCTCGCTGCGCCAGTCGGCGTACGGCGGGGTCCGCGCGGTCCTCATCGTGCCGCGCGAGATGATCACCACCGGTCCGGCCCCCGGCATCGCCCACGGCATCGGCGCCACCTCCCGGCCCACCAGCTCGCTGGACATGTCGAAGCTCCAGCACGTGGTCCCGCCGCCCGGCAAGCGCAAGCCCAAGCCCGCCGCCACCGGCCCGGTGCCCTCCGTGGCCGCACCGGCCCCCACCGGTGGCCCCGCCCGGGCCGCGCGTCCGGCCGTGCCCGCCGCGGCCATGGAGGACGACGTCCCGGTGGTCACCGAGTGGACCGAGAACGGACTGCCGCAGCGCCGCAGCCGGGGCCGCGCCCCGCTCGGCTCGCACAACCTGCCGCAGCAGCCCCCGCCGCCGCCCGCCCCCGTCAACGGCGGGCTGCCGAGCCGGGGCGGACACCCGGACGGCGGCGGACCCGGCGGCCACGGCGGTGAGAAGCCCCCCGGCCTCTGGCTGGAGGCGTTCACCAAGGCCGTCAACGGTGTACCGCAGGAACCGAAGCACGGCGAAGACTCCGATGACGCGTGGGACAAGGGAGACCTGAAGTGA